The following proteins come from a genomic window of Paenibacillus spongiae:
- a CDS encoding NHL repeat-containing protein codes for MKKIILSIVSFVILASIAPVANASAPYESYNYNYYEEAVPMPAAYMPSKSISGQDLGVGHFRDPNDMYIAEDGFIYILDSGNNRIVVADRNWKLIRIIAEFQNEGKKDGFKNPEGIFVKGDRIYVADTENQRIVILSAEGELVRMLENPKSEVLPPNFKFYPRKITVDNADRVFVIARGVFEGIMQFDEKGKFIGYAGTIKIQSNPADLLWRRLATKAQREKMALFVPTEFSNVDIDRKGFVYATNIDPGSEMPVKRLNPAGEDVLKRYGYHPVRGDIQFLLRGAMGGPSKLTDIKVLDNGMFIVLDSLRNRVFCYDADGNLLYMFGSKGNQLGTFKSPAAVEGIGETIAVLDRGGARVVLFETTEFGHQVNQAVALHHNGEDEKAADAWREVLRLNANYDIAYIGIGKSLLMEKRSGEAIAYFEKGMNRKYYSVAYKQYRKEKMKEHIGTFLTGCVVLFLAWIAYKIVKTWRRRKGRRRNATF; via the coding sequence ATGAAAAAAATAATTCTCTCTATCGTGTCGTTCGTCATCCTGGCGTCAATCGCTCCCGTGGCCAATGCTTCCGCACCGTATGAGAGCTATAACTACAATTATTATGAAGAAGCCGTGCCGATGCCTGCCGCCTATATGCCGTCGAAGTCGATATCGGGACAGGATCTGGGCGTCGGACACTTCCGCGATCCGAATGACATGTATATCGCGGAAGATGGGTTCATCTATATTCTGGACAGCGGCAATAACCGGATCGTCGTTGCCGACCGGAATTGGAAGCTGATCCGCATTATCGCTGAATTTCAGAACGAGGGCAAGAAAGACGGATTTAAGAATCCGGAGGGCATCTTCGTCAAGGGGGACCGGATTTACGTAGCGGATACGGAGAATCAACGGATCGTCATTCTGTCCGCCGAAGGCGAGCTCGTCCGGATGCTCGAAAACCCGAAATCGGAAGTGCTCCCGCCGAACTTCAAATTTTACCCGCGGAAAATCACCGTCGACAACGCGGATCGCGTATTCGTCATCGCAAGGGGCGTGTTCGAAGGGATCATGCAGTTCGATGAGAAGGGCAAGTTTATCGGTTATGCGGGAACGATCAAGATTCAGAGCAATCCCGCCGATTTGCTCTGGCGGAGATTGGCGACGAAGGCGCAGCGGGAGAAGATGGCGCTCTTTGTCCCGACGGAATTCTCCAATGTCGATATCGACCGCAAAGGGTTCGTCTATGCCACGAATATCGACCCGGGGTCGGAGATGCCGGTCAAACGTCTGAACCCCGCCGGCGAGGACGTGCTGAAGCGGTATGGCTATCATCCCGTGAGAGGGGATATCCAGTTTCTCCTCCGGGGAGCGATGGGCGGACCTTCCAAGCTGACGGATATTAAAGTGCTGGATAACGGCATGTTCATCGTGCTGGATTCGCTCCGCAACCGCGTGTTCTGTTATGACGCCGACGGCAACCTGCTGTATATGTTCGGCAGCAAGGGCAACCAGCTCGGCACGTTCAAATCGCCGGCCGCCGTTGAAGGGATCGGGGAAACGATCGCCGTTCTGGACCGGGGCGGAGCGCGGGTCGTGCTGTTCGAGACGACCGAATTCGGCCATCAGGTGAACCAGGCCGTCGCGCTGCATCATAACGGGGAAGACGAGAAGGCGGCTGACGCCTGGAGAGAAGTGTTGCGCTTGAACGCCAACTACGACATCGCCTATATCGGAATCGGCAAATCGCTGCTGATGGAGAAGCGAAGCGGGGAAGCGATTGCGTATTTCGAGAAGGGCATGAACCGGAAATACTACTCGGTCGCTTACAAGCAATACCGCAAAGAAAAGATGAAGGAGCATATCGGGACGTTCTTAACCGGGTGCGTCGTGCTTTTCTTGGCCTGGATCGCGTACAAAATCGTGAAAACTTGGAGACGAAGGAAGGGACGCCGACGTAATGCAACATTTTAA
- a CDS encoding carbohydrate ABC transporter permease, with product MRKIKLTLSQRRMILGLVFIAPWLFGFVFLFASPLLQSIQFSLNKLTITAGGYQLEYVGWSNFKYALFEDATFNRLLVESVGAMAVNVPLILFFSLFSATLLNQKFPGRSLARSMFFLPVILTSAAVSAAESAGLLNLLGDANAAEEMSGASGQFNTLSLMYILIDAGVPEVFVDYLVDAVLRIYDIISSSGVQILIFLAALQSIPGAMYEVAKIEGATAYESFWKITFPMVSPLILTNIIYTIIDSFMQSQVTKTVYSTAFESLNFGLSAAMSWLYTLVVGLVLVVVGALVSRKVFYQN from the coding sequence ATGAGGAAAATAAAGCTGACCTTAAGCCAGAGACGAATGATTCTCGGGCTGGTCTTCATTGCTCCCTGGCTGTTCGGATTCGTGTTTTTGTTCGCCTCCCCGTTATTACAATCGATCCAGTTCAGTCTGAACAAGCTGACGATCACGGCCGGCGGGTATCAGCTGGAGTATGTCGGGTGGAGCAACTTTAAGTACGCCCTGTTCGAGGACGCGACCTTCAACCGGCTTCTGGTCGAATCCGTAGGCGCGATGGCGGTCAATGTTCCATTGATTCTGTTCTTCAGCTTGTTCTCGGCGACGCTTCTCAATCAGAAATTCCCTGGCCGCTCCTTGGCGCGGTCGATGTTCTTCCTGCCGGTCATTCTGACTTCCGCAGCCGTGAGCGCTGCCGAGTCGGCAGGACTGCTCAATCTGCTGGGCGACGCGAATGCTGCCGAGGAGATGAGCGGCGCATCCGGGCAGTTCAACACGTTATCGCTGATGTATATACTGATAGACGCCGGCGTCCCGGAAGTGTTCGTGGACTATCTCGTCGATGCGGTCCTGCGGATCTATGACATCATCAGCAGCTCCGGGGTGCAGATTCTGATCTTCCTCGCTGCGCTGCAATCCATTCCGGGCGCGATGTACGAGGTGGCGAAGATTGAAGGCGCGACGGCATACGAATCCTTCTGGAAGATCACGTTCCCGATGGTCAGCCCGCTTATCCTAACGAATATTATCTACACGATCATCGACTCGTTCATGCAGAGCCAAGTGACGAAGACAGTCTATTCGACGGCCTTCGAATCGCTGAACTTCGGCTTAAGCGCCGCCATGTCATGGCTGTACACGCTCGTGGTCGGGCTCGTGCTGGTCGTCGTCGGCGCGCTGGTATCCCGAAAAGTATTTTATCAAAACTAA
- a CDS encoding carbohydrate ABC transporter permease gives MNMAFRLRKKRVNRSFAGTAALFVFLAGVGAFMVLPLVYAINAAFKPLDEIFVFPPTLFVRNPTMSNFSDLFNLLTASWVPFTRYIFNTVFITGMGILGHVLFASAAAYPLAKHRFPMKKTFFTIVVLSLMFTPQVTAIPNYMIMSWIGLIDTYWAVIVPAFAYPLGLYLMKQFMEQIPDALLEAAKIDGANEYRIFWTIVMPNVRPAWLTLIILLFQILWGTDGNGFIYSEQLKTLHYATNQIIQGGIARAGVGAAVALLLMSVPITLFVFSQSRIIETMATSGMKD, from the coding sequence ATGAATATGGCCTTTAGGCTGCGCAAAAAACGCGTAAACCGTTCCTTTGCGGGCACGGCGGCATTATTTGTCTTCCTCGCGGGCGTAGGCGCATTCATGGTGCTGCCGCTCGTCTACGCGATTAATGCCGCATTTAAACCGCTCGATGAAATCTTCGTGTTCCCGCCGACGCTGTTCGTACGGAATCCGACGATGAGCAACTTTTCCGACTTGTTCAACCTGCTCACCGCCTCGTGGGTTCCGTTCACCCGTTATATATTCAATACGGTATTCATAACGGGGATGGGGATTCTCGGCCATGTGCTGTTTGCGTCGGCAGCCGCTTACCCGCTCGCCAAGCATCGGTTTCCAATGAAGAAGACGTTCTTTACGATCGTCGTTCTATCGTTGATGTTCACGCCTCAGGTGACGGCGATTCCGAACTACATGATCATGTCATGGATCGGATTGATCGATACGTATTGGGCGGTCATCGTTCCGGCGTTCGCTTATCCGCTCGGTCTGTATCTAATGAAGCAGTTCATGGAGCAGATTCCAGATGCATTATTGGAAGCAGCGAAGATCGACGGCGCGAACGAATACCGGATCTTCTGGACGATCGTCATGCCGAATGTCAGACCGGCATGGCTGACGCTGATCATCCTGCTGTTCCAAATTCTGTGGGGGACCGACGGCAACGGCTTCATCTACAGCGAGCAGCTCAAGACGCTTCACTATGCCACGAACCAGATCATTCAAGGCGGGATTGCCCGCGCAGGCGTCGGAGCCGCAGTGGCCTTGCTGCTGATGAGCGTGCCGATTACGCTGTTCGTGTTCTCGCAAAGCCGGATTATCGAAACGATGGCCACGTCCGGGATGAAGGATTAA
- a CDS encoding carbohydrate ABC transporter permease, with amino-acid sequence MTPAKMQQQTELMYRTNRVRTKSAAWLWSLFRYVIIIGISFIIIYPILLKISVAIMDKQDIYNPTIFLVPQHFTWDNIKMAAEVLNFFPALGTTLLYVVLTMLLQAASCAMAGYGFARFSFPGSNVLFMLVILTILIPTSTLMVPMYLHFRNFDIMGIIHLFTGKDGVNTINTLTPSIITSMTANGLKSGLYIYIFRQFFKGLPKEIEEAALIDGAGGFKTFFRIMLPNATAPLITVMLFAFVWQYNDTFYTSLFMGEAELLSNKIASLPAHASAYINNALMIASPGAEPDPNHVAMVVDTGILLAILPLIVLYLFVQRYFVESVERSGVVG; translated from the coding sequence ATGACACCTGCGAAGATGCAGCAGCAAACAGAATTGATGTACCGGACAAACCGCGTAAGAACGAAGTCGGCCGCATGGCTGTGGTCGCTGTTCCGCTATGTCATTATCATCGGGATTTCATTCATTATCATCTATCCGATCCTGCTGAAGATATCGGTTGCGATCATGGATAAACAAGACATTTATAATCCGACGATATTCTTGGTTCCGCAGCATTTCACGTGGGATAACATCAAGATGGCCGCCGAAGTATTGAATTTCTTTCCGGCGCTCGGCACCACCTTGCTATACGTCGTGCTCACGATGCTGCTGCAGGCGGCTTCATGCGCAATGGCCGGTTACGGCTTCGCCCGTTTCTCGTTCCCTGGCAGCAATGTGTTGTTCATGCTGGTCATCTTGACCATTCTGATTCCGACGAGCACGTTGATGGTGCCGATGTACCTTCACTTCCGGAACTTCGATATTATGGGGATCATCCATTTGTTTACCGGGAAAGACGGCGTGAATACCATCAATACCTTGACGCCATCGATCATTACGTCGATGACGGCCAACGGCTTGAAGTCGGGCTTGTATATTTATATTTTCAGACAATTCTTCAAGGGACTTCCGAAAGAAATCGAGGAAGCGGCCCTTATCGATGGCGCGGGAGGTTTCAAAACCTTCTTCCGGATCATGCTGCCCAACGCAACCGCGCCTCTGATTACGGTCATGCTGTTTGCGTTCGTATGGCAGTACAACGACACCTTCTATACGTCGCTCTTCATGGGCGAAGCCGAGCTGCTGTCGAATAAAATCGCATCGCTGCCGGCGCATGCTTCGGCATATATCAATAATGCCTTGATGATCGCCAGTCCGGGCGCAGAGCCCGATCCGAATCATGTGGCCATGGTCGTGGATACAGGCATTTTGCTTGCCATCCTGCCGCTTATCGTATTGTATTTGTTCGTCCAGCGCTATTTCGTCGAGAGTGTCGAGCGTTCGGGCGTAGTTGGGTAA
- a CDS encoding carbohydrate ABC transporter permease, with translation MKEMKAAKHSYILMMPYLLLFSLFTVLPVIMSLLISFTYFNMLEAPRFIGWQNYIRLFLEDDIFLIAIKNTLLFAAITGPVSYIACFIFAWIINELSPKLRAILTLVFYAPSISGNIYFIWQMIFSGDRYGIANGLLIKIGVLLEPIQWLRNEDYILIIIIIVQLWLSLGTGFLAFIAGLQTVDKTLHEAGAVDGIKNRWQELWYITLPSMRPQLMFGAVIQLTTSFAVADVSISLAGSPSVNYAAETIVTHLMDFGTIRFEMGFASAIATVLFIIMVATNLIVQKLLRKVGE, from the coding sequence ATGAAGGAAATGAAAGCGGCAAAGCATTCCTACATCTTGATGATGCCATATCTGCTATTATTTTCACTGTTTACGGTATTGCCGGTGATCATGTCTCTCTTGATCAGCTTTACTTACTTCAACATGCTGGAGGCGCCAAGGTTCATCGGCTGGCAGAACTATATCCGGCTGTTTCTAGAAGACGACATCTTTCTGATCGCCATCAAGAATACGCTGCTCTTCGCCGCCATTACGGGACCGGTGAGCTATATCGCCTGCTTTATTTTCGCATGGATTATTAACGAGCTGTCTCCCAAGCTGCGTGCGATTCTGACACTCGTGTTCTATGCGCCGTCCATATCCGGGAATATCTATTTCATCTGGCAGATGATCTTCTCCGGCGACAGATATGGCATCGCGAACGGTCTGCTGATTAAAATCGGCGTTCTGCTCGAGCCGATCCAGTGGCTGAGGAATGAAGATTACATTCTGATTATCATCATTATCGTTCAATTGTGGCTTAGCCTGGGGACGGGATTCCTGGCGTTTATTGCCGGTCTGCAGACCGTCGACAAGACCCTTCACGAAGCGGGGGCGGTGGACGGAATCAAGAACCGTTGGCAGGAGCTGTGGTATATTACGCTGCCGTCGATGAGGCCGCAGCTCATGTTCGGCGCCGTGATCCAGCTGACGACCTCGTTCGCCGTGGCCGACGTTTCCATCAGCCTGGCCGGATCGCCCAGCGTCAATTACGCTGCGGAAACGATCGTGACGCATCTGATGGACTTCGGCACCATCCGGTTCGAGATGGGGTTTGCTTCGGCTATTGCGACCGTTCTGTTCATCATCATGGTGGCAACGAATCTGATCGTCCAAAAATTATTGAGAAAAGTAGGTGAGTGA
- a CDS encoding Yip1 family protein: protein MQHFKFPLRLITHPFEGFWDMKYEGKGRLSVSFAIVFLLTVVMILQKQFAGFLVNMNDPRYLNSIDELKFIVIPFVLWCVSNWSVTTLMEGEGRFKDIVMATAYSLVPMVLIYLPTTIVSNFMAQEETAFYYLLNSFALLWFVYLLFIGMMTVHQYTASRTVVTMLLTLIVMAIVVFLGMLMFSMIQQIIDFIVNLYTELVFRA from the coding sequence ATGCAACATTTTAAATTTCCGCTGAGGTTGATTACCCATCCTTTCGAAGGGTTTTGGGATATGAAATACGAGGGAAAGGGGCGCTTAAGCGTCTCATTCGCCATTGTGTTCCTCCTCACTGTCGTCATGATTTTGCAGAAGCAATTTGCCGGCTTTCTGGTCAATATGAATGACCCGCGTTATTTGAACAGTATCGACGAGCTCAAGTTTATCGTGATTCCGTTCGTTCTATGGTGCGTATCGAACTGGTCGGTGACGACCTTGATGGAAGGCGAGGGCCGGTTCAAGGATATTGTCATGGCCACGGCCTACTCGCTGGTGCCGATGGTCCTGATCTACTTGCCGACGACGATCGTGAGCAATTTCATGGCACAGGAAGAAACGGCCTTCTATTACTTGCTCAATTCATTCGCGCTTCTGTGGTTCGTCTATCTACTGTTCATCGGGATGATGACCGTGCATCAATATACCGCATCCCGGACGGTCGTGACGATGCTGCTCACGCTGATTGTCATGGCCATCGTTGTCTTTCTCGGTATGTTGATGTTCAGTATGATTCAGCAGATTATCGATTTCATCGTTAATTTATACACCGAACTTGTTTTTAGAGCGTAA
- a CDS encoding family 4 glycosyl hydrolase, whose protein sequence is MRHPKIAMIGAGSYVFSMGLLYDLIVERKFPGSHLVLMDVNGKMAETMAGIARRMAEEQGVDMLIEATTSREEALRGADYVSTSVAVGIVKRYAMDRAVIEKYGLNEITSECGGVGGISYALRAIPLMLDIAKDMERLCPQAWLFNVSNPLPRVMTAITRHTSIRAAGFCNVANGGIDGYEQIGEWLGRNQHELDIVSGGLNHFSWLLSVRDKQSGEDLLPQVRQAIEKGAWPWNKRSRKWFDQYGWLPLAGDSHTGEFLPYDLSFPASAHGYHGNPEEREERIRMMEAAAAGTGPWLPLMQGRSWERPGLVIDALVHGTPLKLDMVNIANKGFISNLPEGAIVEVPAYVKDGQLQGARIDALPDPVGELCANVSAVHSLVADAAVNGDRAMVEEAVMLDPAIEDKKQALLAIRELMSIHEDVLPQFK, encoded by the coding sequence ATGAGACATCCGAAAATCGCTATGATTGGCGCAGGGAGTTACGTATTCAGCATGGGGCTGCTATACGATTTGATCGTGGAGCGGAAGTTCCCCGGCAGCCATTTGGTGCTGATGGACGTGAACGGGAAGATGGCGGAAACGATGGCGGGGATCGCCCGCCGCATGGCGGAAGAGCAAGGCGTGGACATGCTGATCGAAGCGACGACGAGCCGGGAAGAGGCACTGCGCGGTGCCGATTACGTCAGCACGTCGGTAGCGGTCGGCATTGTCAAACGGTATGCCATGGACCGGGCCGTCATTGAGAAATACGGACTGAATGAGATTACGAGCGAGTGCGGCGGCGTGGGGGGCATCTCCTATGCGCTGCGTGCCATTCCGTTAATGCTCGATATCGCCAAGGATATGGAACGACTATGTCCGCAAGCGTGGCTGTTTAACGTATCGAATCCATTGCCGCGCGTCATGACGGCCATTACCCGGCATACGTCCATTCGGGCGGCGGGCTTCTGCAACGTGGCGAACGGGGGAATCGACGGCTACGAGCAAATCGGGGAATGGCTCGGACGCAATCAGCACGAGCTGGATATCGTCAGCGGGGGGCTAAACCATTTCAGCTGGCTGTTGTCGGTCCGCGACAAGCAAAGCGGTGAAGATTTGCTGCCGCAAGTCCGCCAAGCGATCGAGAAAGGTGCATGGCCCTGGAATAAGCGGTCGAGAAAATGGTTCGATCAATACGGCTGGCTGCCGCTTGCCGGCGATTCCCATACCGGCGAATTTCTGCCGTACGACCTCTCCTTTCCGGCGAGCGCCCATGGCTATCACGGCAATCCGGAAGAACGCGAAGAGCGGATCCGCATGATGGAAGCCGCCGCCGCCGGCACAGGACCGTGGCTGCCTCTCATGCAGGGAAGATCGTGGGAACGTCCGGGGCTCGTTATCGATGCGCTCGTTCACGGAACGCCGCTCAAGCTGGATATGGTCAACATCGCCAACAAAGGCTTCATCTCCAATCTTCCTGAAGGGGCGATCGTGGAAGTTCCGGCATATGTGAAGGACGGTCAGCTTCAAGGAGCCCGAATCGACGCGCTGCCTGATCCGGTAGGCGAGCTGTGCGCCAACGTATCGGCCGTTCATAGCTTGGTTGCCGATGCCGCGGTGAACGGAGACCGGGCGATGGTGGAAGAAGCCGTTATGCTCGATCCGGCTATCGAAGACAAGAAGCAGGCTCTCCTGGCGATCCGGGAATTGATGAGCATTCACGAGGATGTCCTGCCGCAGTTCAAATAG
- a CDS encoding DUF5696 domain-containing protein: MTNNKRMYAAAGFVTLGVIVIVIVIALILTQRGMPAAELSKFGPVKAEQEKAAELTFLSDSSAGIPGMKLAAESGSLALYYNPETTEVAVRDKRSDRAWFSNPASRQQDRKATPFEKENLSSQVTIQFRDQLTKLTSYTNFAQSVDKKQFVAERIQDGIRVTYTLGDTSKGIDVLPKYISKQRFEERVLNNLDEATAKYVTARYYPLESDPNVYERLDATVSRDLVLKKMVAAFDKAGYTDEDLAIDNQENEVSGETLSKKPKFVIPLEYRLADDQLLVTVPVDEIVEQPGFSILTVELMKFFGAAGEDEQGYMLVPDGTGSLIYLNNGKINDDSYSQVVYGPDLTDSSRTRAQVSEAARMPVYGMKADEGAWFAVIDEGDAIASINADVSGKLNAYNYVYSTFAIRGEDTLEMTSGGKSKEVAITSGERYQGNIQIRYSFLSGDEADYAGMAAQYRKMFLSSKAFQPLPEAKLPFYVDMIGAISKNKSFLGVPYNALVSMTTFEQAGEILKQLQEDGISNVRMRYLGWFNQGIDHSIPTRIKLDSKLGGKKGFQQLDRQLAETGGGLYPDVAFQHVFGTSGFSKSSDAARFITREAAERSPYNRSLNRMDADLGTYYLLSPVKLPYAVERFLEGYDSYDMKSLSLRDLGGDLHSDYRNNRVVHREKAKDIVDAQLGAIAVQVPDLMIAGGNAYAWPYASHLIDVPTSTSRFNIADEEVPFYQMVIHGYIDYAGAAVNLADEQNMRKQLLQSIELGAAPHFMWSYEPSSTVKFTRFDTMYSSNYKDWYKQAAAMYEEADGVLSGLRHVPMSNRIIRAEGVVQVKYENGASVYVNYNKEPAVVDGLTVGGQNYAVGGEKG, translated from the coding sequence ATGACAAACAACAAACGGATGTATGCGGCAGCAGGATTCGTTACCTTGGGCGTTATCGTGATTGTGATCGTCATAGCGCTTATTCTGACTCAGCGCGGCATGCCTGCGGCGGAATTGTCGAAATTCGGACCGGTCAAGGCGGAGCAGGAGAAGGCTGCCGAGCTTACTTTCCTGAGCGACAGCTCGGCCGGCATTCCCGGTATGAAGCTGGCGGCCGAATCCGGCAGCCTGGCATTATACTACAACCCCGAAACGACCGAGGTGGCCGTCCGGGACAAGCGGAGCGATCGCGCATGGTTCTCGAACCCGGCAAGCCGGCAGCAGGATCGGAAGGCGACGCCCTTCGAGAAGGAGAACTTGTCGTCGCAAGTCACGATCCAGTTCCGGGATCAGCTGACGAAGCTGACGTCGTACACGAATTTTGCGCAAAGCGTGGATAAGAAGCAGTTTGTTGCCGAGCGTATTCAGGATGGCATCCGCGTAACGTATACGCTGGGCGACACCTCCAAGGGCATTGACGTGCTGCCCAAATATATCAGCAAGCAGAGATTTGAAGAGCGGGTCTTGAATAACCTGGACGAGGCAACCGCTAAATATGTAACTGCGCGTTATTATCCGTTAGAATCCGATCCCAACGTATACGAACGGCTGGATGCAACCGTATCCCGGGATCTTGTGCTGAAGAAGATGGTTGCGGCGTTCGATAAGGCCGGATATACGGATGAGGATCTGGCCATCGATAACCAAGAGAACGAGGTAAGCGGCGAGACGCTGTCGAAAAAACCGAAATTCGTCATTCCATTGGAATATCGGCTGGCGGACGATCAGCTGCTGGTAACCGTTCCGGTCGACGAGATTGTGGAGCAGCCCGGGTTTTCGATCCTAACCGTTGAATTGATGAAGTTCTTTGGAGCGGCCGGTGAGGACGAGCAGGGGTACATGCTCGTACCGGACGGAACGGGCAGCCTGATCTATCTGAATAACGGCAAAATCAATGACGATTCCTACAGTCAAGTCGTATACGGGCCGGATCTGACGGACAGCTCCCGCACCCGCGCTCAAGTGAGCGAAGCGGCGCGGATGCCGGTGTATGGCATGAAAGCGGATGAGGGAGCCTGGTTCGCCGTCATTGACGAAGGGGATGCCATTGCCAGCATCAATGCCGATGTGAGCGGCAAATTGAATGCTTACAATTATGTCTACAGCACGTTCGCTATCCGCGGAGAAGATACGCTCGAGATGACTTCAGGAGGCAAGAGCAAGGAAGTTGCGATCACGAGCGGCGAACGCTATCAGGGCAATATCCAAATCCGGTATAGCTTCCTGTCGGGCGATGAAGCGGATTATGCGGGAATGGCAGCGCAGTACCGGAAGATGTTCCTGAGCAGCAAGGCGTTCCAACCGCTGCCGGAAGCGAAGCTTCCTTTCTACGTGGACATGATCGGCGCCATATCGAAGAATAAATCGTTTCTGGGCGTGCCCTATAACGCGCTCGTCTCGATGACGACATTCGAACAGGCCGGGGAAATATTGAAGCAGCTGCAGGAGGACGGGATATCGAATGTTCGCATGCGTTATCTCGGCTGGTTTAATCAAGGGATCGACCATTCGATTCCAACCCGGATCAAGCTGGACAGTAAGCTTGGAGGAAAAAAGGGCTTCCAGCAGCTGGATCGGCAATTAGCGGAAACAGGCGGTGGGCTGTATCCGGATGTAGCGTTCCAGCACGTATTCGGCACATCGGGGTTCAGCAAGTCTTCGGATGCGGCGCGCTTCATTACCAGGGAGGCGGCGGAACGTTCCCCTTATAACCGTTCCTTGAACAGAATGGACGCCGATCTGGGCACGTACTACCTATTGTCGCCGGTCAAGCTCCCGTATGCGGTTGAACGCTTCCTGGAAGGATACGATTCCTACGATATGAAGAGCTTGTCTTTAAGGGATCTCGGCGGCGATCTTCATTCCGATTATCGCAATAACCGGGTCGTTCATCGCGAGAAGGCGAAGGATATCGTCGATGCGCAGCTCGGGGCGATTGCAGTCCAAGTTCCGGACCTGATGATTGCGGGAGGGAACGCCTATGCTTGGCCTTATGCCAGCCATCTGATCGACGTGCCGACATCGACGAGCCGGTTCAACATCGCGGACGAAGAAGTGCCGTTCTATCAAATGGTCATTCACGGGTATATCGATTATGCCGGTGCGGCGGTTAATCTGGCCGACGAGCAGAATATGCGGAAACAATTGCTTCAATCGATCGAGCTAGGGGCGGCACCGCACTTCATGTGGTCGTATGAGCCTTCATCGACGGTCAAATTTACCCGGTTCGATACGATGTATTCGTCCAACTACAAGGATTGGTACAAGCAGGCCGCGGCTATGTATGAAGAAGCGGACGGCGTTCTGTCCGGATTGCGGCATGTTCCGATGTCGAACCGCATTATACGTGCGGAAGGCGTCGTACAGGTGAAGTACGAGAACGGAGCCTCTGTATACGTGAATTACAACAAGGAGCCTGCCGTGGTCGACGGGCTGACGGTAGGCGGACAAAATTATGCGGTGGGCGGTGAGAAGGGATGA